Proteins found in one Campylobacter suis genomic segment:
- the lepA gene encoding translation elongation factor 4, giving the protein MKNIRNFSIIAHIDHGKSTLADRLIQECGAVSDREMSSQIMDTMDIEKERGITIKAQSVRLNYTNGGENYVLNLIDTPGHVDFSYEVSRSLASCEGALLVVDASQGVEAQTIANVYIALENNLEIIPVINKIDLPAADPQRVKDEIEHIIGLDCANALEVSAKSGIGIKELLEAITQRIPAPVSQENAPTKALIYDSWFDNYLGALALVRVYDGKISKNDEILVMGTGKKHTVLDLMYPNPIAPIKTPVINAGEVGVVVLGLKNVSDVQVGDTITLAKSPTKEPVGGFERAKPFVFAGLYPIETDKFEDLRDALDKLKLNDSSISYEPETSIALGFGFRVGFLGLLHMEVVKERLEREFDLDLIATAPTVTYEVVLTDGKILRIQNPSELPAVNKIEHIKEPYVKSTIITPSEFLGNIITLLNNRRGVQTKMDYITPERVLLEYDIPMNEIVMDFYDKLKSATKGYASFDYEPSEYRIGDLVKLDVRVAGEIVDALSIIVPESKATTKGRDFVKAMKEIVPRQLFEVAIQASIGNKVIARETVKSMGKNVTAKCYGGDITRKRKLLEKQKEGKKRMKAIGKVNLPQEAFLSVLKID; this is encoded by the coding sequence ATGAAAAACATAAGAAATTTTAGCATTATCGCTCACATCGATCACGGCAAAAGTACGCTCGCAGATAGGCTTATACAAGAGTGCGGAGCTGTGTCAGACAGAGAGATGAGCTCGCAGATCATGGATACGATGGATATCGAAAAAGAGCGTGGTATCACGATAAAAGCTCAAAGCGTGAGGCTAAACTATACAAATGGTGGCGAGAATTATGTATTAAATTTAATCGACACACCGGGGCATGTGGATTTTAGCTACGAAGTATCTCGCTCGCTTGCAAGTTGCGAGGGGGCTTTGCTAGTCGTGGATGCTAGCCAAGGGGTGGAAGCACAGACCATCGCGAATGTCTATATAGCACTTGAAAACAACCTAGAAATAATCCCCGTCATAAATAAAATCGACCTACCAGCAGCAGACCCGCAGCGTGTAAAAGATGAGATAGAGCATATCATCGGACTTGATTGTGCAAATGCTTTGGAAGTTAGTGCAAAAAGTGGTATCGGCATAAAAGAGCTTTTAGAAGCCATAACACAGCGTATCCCAGCCCCAGTATCGCAAGAAAATGCCCCGACAAAAGCACTCATTTATGATAGCTGGTTTGACAACTATTTAGGTGCTTTGGCTCTTGTGCGCGTCTATGATGGTAAAATTTCAAAAAATGATGAAATTCTGGTCATGGGAACGGGCAAAAAACATACAGTTTTAGACCTTATGTATCCAAACCCGATAGCTCCGATAAAAACACCAGTTATAAATGCTGGGGAGGTTGGCGTAGTCGTGCTTGGACTTAAAAATGTAAGTGATGTTCAAGTGGGCGACACCATAACCCTAGCAAAATCTCCAACAAAAGAGCCAGTGGGTGGCTTTGAGCGGGCAAAGCCGTTTGTTTTTGCGGGACTTTACCCGATAGAAACGGATAAATTTGAAGATTTACGCGACGCACTTGATAAGCTAAAACTAAATGACAGCTCGATAAGCTATGAGCCAGAGACTTCGATCGCACTTGGATTTGGCTTTCGCGTTGGCTTTTTGGGACTACTTCATATGGAGGTTGTAAAGGAGCGTTTGGAGCGTGAGTTTGACCTTGATCTCATCGCCACTGCACCGACCGTAACATATGAAGTAGTGCTAACCGATGGTAAAATTTTACGCATACAAAACCCAAGCGAACTGCCAGCCGTAAATAAAATAGAGCATATCAAAGAGCCTTATGTGAAATCAACAATCATAACTCCAAGTGAGTTTTTAGGTAACATCATAACGCTTTTAAATAATAGACGCGGTGTTCAAACAAAGATGGACTACATCACGCCCGAGCGAGTTTTACTAGAATATGACATACCGATGAATGAGATAGTTATGGACTTTTATGATAAGCTAAAATCAGCCACAAAAGGCTATGCGAGCTTTGACTATGAGCCAAGTGAGTATCGCATAGGAGACCTTGTGAAGCTTGATGTTAGGGTGGCTGGCGAGATAGTCGATGCCCTTTCTATCATAGTGCCAGAGAGCAAAGCCACGACAAAAGGTAGGGATTTTGTCAAGGCGATGAAAGAGATAGTGCCAAGACAGCTTTTTGAAGTGGCGATACAAGCTAGTATAGGAAATAAAGTCATAGCGCGCGAAACGGTTAAATCAATGGGTAAAAATGTAACTGCAAAATGCTATGGTGGCGATATAACAAGAAAGCGAAAACTGCTTGAAAAGCAAAAAGAGGGCAAAAAACGCATGAAGGCCATCGGCAAGGTAAATTTACCGCAAGAGGCGTTTTTGTCGGTGCTTAAGATTGATTAA
- a CDS encoding tautomerase family protein, whose translation MPYINIRVTKENGEPTQEQKEQLASGVTELFERVLGRSGKNAVVIIDEINPDDYAIGGKSVAKIRTKTLKKD comes from the coding sequence ATGCCTTATATAAATATCAGAGTCACAAAAGAAAACGGCGAGCCAACACAAGAGCAAAAAGAGCAGCTTGCAAGTGGAGTTACCGAGCTTTTTGAACGAGTTTTAGGTCGCAGTGGCAAAAATGCGGTTGTAATTATTGATGAGATAAATCCAGATGATTATGCTATTGGCGGAAAAAGCGTGGCTAAAATCCGTACAAAAACTTTAAAAAAGGACTAA